Genomic segment of Acidimicrobiia bacterium:
CGGTAGGGGAGATGTCGACCGGTCCCGGATCAGGTGCTGAGTCATCAGCCCTGATCGTTGAGGTGTCAATGTCGAGGGTGAGGTTCCCGATGCGATAACGATCCACGGTACTCCCCGGATGTCGAGCAACAGGTGTCGCCAGAGAACCCTACCTGCAAGGACGGCTCATGGGGGTGTCGTCACCGTCGTGGTGGTCGCCGCCGTGGTCGTAGTCGTGCCGGGCCCGGTCGTGGTCGTGGTGGTGCCGGGACGCGTGGTGGTCGTCGTGCTCTGCGTCTTGGACCGGTAGGACCAGGTCCAGCTCTGTTTCGTGACCGAGCCGTCCGGGTGCGTCATCACTCGGGTGATGGTGTTGCCGCTGCGCTCGGATTCGCAGGTCCTCCCCCCGTTGTTGCCATAGAAGGTGACCGTGATCGAACTCGGCGTGTAGCTCGTCTCGATGTAGATCACCGACGCCGAGTCGTTGCGGAAGATGACATCGGGCATGGGATAGCCGAGGGTCGCTTCGCGTACATAGGGGTAGCGGGAGAAGTAGAGACTGTGCGGCTGGTGGAAGACATCCTCGTAGCAGCCGAAGAACACCGCGTTGTAGAAGGTGGTCGCGAACTGGCTGGTCCCGCCGCCGACATTGACCGGGCTGTCGCAGCACACGACCTCGCCGCCAATGATTGCCCCGGCACGCCGATAGCCCTCGGCGGTGGTGCGCTTCCCCGCAGTCTCGTTGATCGAGAAGGTCTCGCCCGGCATCACCCAATGCCCGTCGATCTCATCGGCGAGCAGCTGGATGTTGACGACGCGGTTCTCGCAGCACGGATGCCTCGTCGTGAAGGTCGACACTTCCCCGAACGGCCCCATGGCCTCGGCAGCTTCGGTGGTGAGGTTCGGCAACGCCCCAACCTTCATCGGGATGGTGCCGGATCGCCTTCCGCGGGCGGCCGCATCGACGACATCGGGGATCGCGTCGAGGTCGATGGTGCGACCATTACGGGACGGCACGACCGAGATCTCCTTGGTCTGCTCGTCGAACCGGAATGACGCGTCCTGTGCGGGCACCTCGAACGCGGCTGCCTGGCTGGCAGCGATCGCTCCGATGACCTCGCGATCGAGATACGGCACAACCGTCGGAGGCGAGTTCGTGACGATCTGGCTCCGAAGGGCGGAGGTGAGCCCGGCAGGGGAAAACACCAGCGCCGCGGTCTCCCCTTCGGGGCGCAATACGATCGGTTTCGACACGAGGGTCGTGGCGAGCGCCACGGCCGCGTCCACATCATCGCCTGTGACCGACGGCTCGATGTCGACAAGCGGCAACTCCACCGAATCCCGGTCTTCGGTGGATGCGGCTGCGAGTATCAGCATCGATGCTGCGTCGTGGTCGATCCGCGTTCCTGGTTGGGGATATTCGGGTGCCGGGGAACCGTTGTCGATGATCACGGCACCGTCATAGGCGGGATGATCGATCACGGTGCGGTCCCATCTCGTCATGAGCGCGTTGAGCGCGTCAGCGTCGATCGTCGGTTCGATGGACAGCTCGACCCGGCTGAACCGGCTGCCGATCCACCGACCGAAGTTCACGAACCCGTTCGATGACCGGCGAACTGCGAGCGCCTTGGTCACGATTGCGGACTCATCGATGCCGAAGGAAATGTCGTGTGGATCGACAGTCAGGGTGGTTCCCTCAACGATCACCTCGACGGGTTGTGAGGCGAGCTGTTCTTCGTAGGCTGCGATCGCCGCTTCGGCCTCGGGACGCGACATCCGGCTCAGGTCGATGTGTTCGGCGCTGACCCCGTGGCTCACCCGATCGTCGGCAAGGATCTCGTCGGACGCATACAGGCCGACCACGACGAGGATGACCAACACCGGGAGTGCGATCGCAGCAATCGTGATGTAGCGACGCACCATCCACCCCTGACCGGTCGTTCCGTGCGGTCCGCAGATTCTATGGGTTGAGCACGGTTAGCCAAGGAGATCGTCGAGAGACGGATCGAGACCGATGTCGCCTCAGCCGACGGCGGCCCGCACGATCAGGACGGTGGCTGCAACGCCCGAAACGATGAGGATGCCACGCCGAACGGTGGCTTCGGGTACCCGGTCGTTGATCCCCGACGACAGCCAGAGGCCTGCGAGCGCCGCAGGCAGGAGCACTGCCGCGACACGCACATCGGTCATCGTGATATTCCCACTCACCCAGCGGAAGAACACCGAGGTCACCGACCCGAAGAAGAACACGACCGCAAGGGTCGCCCGAATCGTGTCTGATTCGTCCCGGGCGTACAGCAACGCAACCGGTGGACCGCCGATGGAGGCAACGACTCCCGTGATACCCGAGATGGTCCCCCCTGCGAGCTTGGCGGCGGTCGTCCTCGCGATGTGATAACCCGTTCCGACGACCACGACCGCACCGAGGACGATGAGCCCGATGATCGTGTCGAGCATCCTTTCGGTTGCGATCCCGAGGAGGAAGACACCGAGCAGTGCTCCGGGAAGCCGCCCGACGATGATCCACCCTGCACCGCGGAGTTCAGCCGCCCTCCATTCGCGCATCGCCATCGCGACCGTGAGCGGCAGCGCGATCAGGAGTTGGGGGACCGGGGCGAGGTCTGGGTGGAGGAGGGACAGGATCGGGACAGCAGCCATCCCGAAGCCGACCCCGACCATCCCCTGGACCGTCGCTGCTGCGGCGGTGACGGCGAGCGCGACGGCCCAGATGAGAATCGACATCGTTGGATTGTCGCACGGCGCCGGCGCGACCCGGAATCCGTCCCTGCGCCGCGATCTCGGCTCAGGAGGAACTCATCGAGCTCACAGGTGCTTGTCGTCGGTCATGAGTTCCCAGAATTCGATGCGGGAATCGATGACGAGTTCGTTGAGATCGGTTGACAGGTCGCCGAGATCGGCGCGGATGCGATCCTCTCGGTATGGGGTCCTGAGCGACGGGTCGGTCCATTCCATGACCACGGTGTTCTTGTCGCCCGGTGTTGTGCCCGAGTTGAAGTAGACCCTGCTCGCGGACCGAGAGCCTGCTTCCTCGTACGCGTTCCCGATCCTGTCGATGAGGGTTGCGGCCTTGCGAGCCTGTCCGGGCTCGATGTCATAGATGCGCCGAACGAGATACACAATGACTCCTCCTGCTGTGGCGGGTTGACCTGAGGTCCTGAAGTTAGTGTCCTACCTGGTCGCCATCGCAATGAGACCGTGGCGCCCTGCTTTGTCGTCGGATCAAGGATGAAGCTCGGCGATTCCCTTGATGGCCCGGTCGACCTCGTCGAGGGTGTTGTAGTGCACGAACCCGACACGGACAAGGCCATCGGGTCTTTCGAGACGCTTCATGACCTCATAGGCGTAGTAGTCGCCCGACCACACGAAGATGCCCTGTTCGCCGAGCGATTGCGCAACGGCGTCGGGACCCACGCCCTCGATGTCGATGGCAAAGGTAGGCGTACGCGCCCCGGTTCCGGTGTGGCCGAACAGGGTCACGGACGGCATCTGCGAGATCCCGGCGAGGAACCGCGACGCGAGACCCGCCTCGTGGGCGCTGATGCTGCGAAAGGCGTCCACGATCCGGTCGCGGCGTGAAGGACCGTTCCCGTGTGAGGCGATGTAGTCGACCGCCGCGGTGACGCCGGCGAGGGACTCGAACGACTGCGTACCCGTTTCCCACCGGTCCGGTGCCGTATCGGGGGAAGGCCGCAACTTGAACGGGGCGATGGCCTCGAGGTGTTCCTGTTTCCCGAACATGATCCCGGTATGGGGCCCGAACCACTTGTACGCCGAACAGGCGAGGAAGTCCGCTCCCGACGCGGCGACATCGATGACCCCGTGGGGGGCATAGTGCACAGCATCCACATAGGTCAGGGCTCCTACGGCGTGTGCCATGTCGACGATCTCGGTGACCGGTGTGACTGTTCCGGTGGCGTTCGAGGCATGGGTGAATGCCACGAGCGCCGTGTTGCGGTCGATGGCGCCACGAAGCGAGTCGACATCGAGGCTGCATCCGTTGCCGGGATCGAAGTCGGCGAAGCGGACCTCCGCGCCGACCGACGCCGCGGCTTGGAGCCACGGTGCGACATTGGCGTCGTGATCGAGCCTCGTGACCACGATGTTGGTGCCCGTCGGCCAGGTCCGCGCCAACGCTCGGGACATGGCGTAGGTGAGCGATGTCATGTTCTGGCCGAAGACCACCTCGCTGGGTCGACAGCCGAGCAGATCCGCCACAGCGTCCCTCGCTGCGCCGACCAGCGCGTCGGTCTCGACCGATGACACGAAGGCGCCGTGGAGGTTCGCGCCCCCGCGCTGCATGTGGTTCGCCATGGCAGCGATCACGGATCCGTGGACCTGCGTTCCTCCGGGTCCGTCGAGGTACGCGGCGACCCGGCCGTTCACTTCGCGGGCAAGTGCAGGGAAGCCGCTCCTCGTCTGTTCGATGTCGATCATCGCCACTCCAGGCGGAAGACGGTAGCGCCACGAGGTGTGGCAACGCGGGGTGATGATCGCGGCATGGTCGTCGTTGGACTTGTAGCATCGCTCGGCGATGCGGAGTCTGTACATTGTTGTGGGTGTTCTCGCCTTTGCCATGGTGGCGGGCTGTGGCGGTGACAGCTCGAACGACACTCCCCTCAAACAGGGGAGGGAGGTCTACGGGAATATCTGCTCCGCGTGTCACGGTTCGACCGGTCAGGGAGGA
This window contains:
- a CDS encoding sulfite exporter TauE/SafE family protein; this encodes MSILIWAVALAVTAAAATVQGMVGVGFGMAAVPILSLLHPDLAPVPQLLIALPLTVAMAMREWRAAELRGAGWIIVGRLPGALLGVFLLGIATERMLDTIIGLIVLGAVVVVGTGYHIARTTAAKLAGGTISGITGVVASIGGPPVALLYARDESDTIRATLAVVFFFGSVTSVFFRWVSGNITMTDVRVAAVLLPAALAGLWLSSGINDRVPEATVRRGILIVSGVAATVLIVRAAVG
- a CDS encoding cysteine desulfurase-like protein: MIDIEQTRSGFPALAREVNGRVAAYLDGPGGTQVHGSVIAAMANHMQRGGANLHGAFVSSVETDALVGAARDAVADLLGCRPSEVVFGQNMTSLTYAMSRALARTWPTGTNIVVTRLDHDANVAPWLQAAASVGAEVRFADFDPGNGCSLDVDSLRGAIDRNTALVAFTHASNATGTVTPVTEIVDMAHAVGALTYVDAVHYAPHGVIDVAASGADFLACSAYKWFGPHTGIMFGKQEHLEAIAPFKLRPSPDTAPDRWETGTQSFESLAGVTAAVDYIASHGNGPSRRDRIVDAFRSISAHEAGLASRFLAGISQMPSVTLFGHTGTGARTPTFAIDIEGVGPDAVAQSLGEQGIFVWSGDYYAYEVMKRLERPDGLVRVGFVHYNTLDEVDRAIKGIAELHP
- a CDS encoding VanW family protein, which codes for MRRYITIAAIALPVLVILVVVGLYASDEILADDRVSHGVSAEHIDLSRMSRPEAEAAIAAYEEQLASQPVEVIVEGTTLTVDPHDISFGIDESAIVTKALAVRRSSNGFVNFGRWIGSRFSRVELSIEPTIDADALNALMTRWDRTVIDHPAYDGAVIIDNGSPAPEYPQPGTRIDHDAASMLILAAASTEDRDSVELPLVDIEPSVTGDDVDAAVALATTLVSKPIVLRPEGETAALVFSPAGLTSALRSQIVTNSPPTVVPYLDREVIGAIAASQAAAFEVPAQDASFRFDEQTKEISVVPSRNGRTIDLDAIPDVVDAAARGRRSGTIPMKVGALPNLTTEAAEAMGPFGEVSTFTTRHPCCENRVVNIQLLADEIDGHWVMPGETFSINETAGKRTTAEGYRRAGAIIGGEVVCCDSPVNVGGGTSQFATTFYNAVFFGCYEDVFHQPHSLYFSRYPYVREATLGYPMPDVIFRNDSASVIYIETSYTPSSITVTFYGNNGGRTCESERSGNTITRVMTHPDGSVTKQSWTWSYRSKTQSTTTTTRPGTTTTTTGPGTTTTTAATTTTVTTPP